The following coding sequences lie in one Anas platyrhynchos isolate ZD024472 breed Pekin duck chromosome 15, IASCAAS_PekinDuck_T2T, whole genome shotgun sequence genomic window:
- the CCP110 gene encoding centriolar coiled-coil protein of 110 kDa isoform X2, producing MKMEDYEVFCKKHLTRIQGEAIKTETSFIVQHKNISFIQFHGVPVLSPLLNFEKKKEIEQYKQKALDLETWRQNSKKRALLNRVQEILENVQIRKGSIASDVNTWEGANMCPASDSKALTDLTAPSDDNLPCSPKQHGPTELEKTPELMSSDTVEQVTSNVTEVVQAAEENVFSKQSESCFSKNIPCPRAASPDSTQSKLVSHALQKQEVAAVPSSDKEVQDPYAMSLQNLLKKSREYVEKEQTRRSSKSNSKRSMSESHSDKENDAVKTPDSVKERAKLTGRNSTAVPLDKPSLNKSNTLLQGTSAHTSNTSMSTLSSFSKVDIPMRVGTPPLVDSDSDEELKNTSAVDRDSSIVRSLMGSYTKLPSPEPSMSPKMHRRRPRPLSMGHIVINNPVNAYELSPKGKGRAMDLIMQDIADKNNVSESVPKFMVDFSMLCSSRVPGVIRNSAAPCDGLVVGKLNRHSFGPLESKGPLSATAEGQVAMDSRGPYKAETAATTAAPKLNEPFAISQSTVTQKLLAVHETKPSSLLENTKCNSPVELNKSYDVENPSPLLTQGKNMRQQMDTPSVPPANEQFLENTFEKVKRRLDLDNDSCQKENSSCGVTVGMEEQEKQWLQEQKYSVGSVYITKNAAPDSSIVKEEILKTKMLAFEEMRKRLEEQHAQQLSILIAEQEREQEKLQKELEEQERKLKGKKVATTEIEISKVNINSRMELEWRKSESGLLESVQSQLETVHNTNSTSIGFAHTTTPNTFTSTSETSFYLWGPSGSGVIKTSVSRPSNRIKTRWTQVFSPEIQMKFSKITAVAKGFLTRRLLQTEKLKHLKQTVKDTMEFIRNFQSEAPLKRGSVSAQDASLHERVMAQLRAALYDIHDIFFTMEASERMNILRHDREVRKEKMLRQMDKVKSPRERATLSTATQKSLDRKKYMKASEMGMPSKKIIIKQKSPESRVLQPNQGQNAPVHRLLCRQGSICRKNPKKEAKCCDNLRRQHSLG from the exons ATGAAAATGGAGGACTATGAAGTATTCTGTAAGAAGCATCTTACCAGAATCCAGGGAGAGGCGATAAAGACAGAAACCTCTTTCATTGTTCAGCACAAAAATATCTCCTTCATTCAGTTCCATGGAGTTCCTGTGCTTTCACCCCTG CtgaactttgaaaagaaaaaggaaatagagcAGTATAAACAGAAAGCACTGGATCTAGAGACCTGGAGACAGAACTCCAAGAAAAGAGCTTTACTGAATCGTGTTCAGGAGATTCTAGAAAATGTTCAG ATCAGGAAGGGATCTATTGCAAGTGACGTGAACACGTGGGAGGGTGCGAATATGTGCCCTGCTTCAGACTCAAAAGCTTTGACTGACCTCACAGCTCCATCTGATGACAATTTACCATGTTCTCCTAAACAGCATGGTCCCACAGAGCTTGAAAAGACTCCAGAACTCATGTCATCAGATACAGTGGAGCAAGTGACATCAAATGTGACAGAAGTAGTTCAAGCAGCAGAAGAGAAtgttttttcaaagcaaagcgAGAGTTGCTTCTCCAAAAACATACCTTGTCCAAGGGCTGCATCTCCTGACAGCACGCAGAGTAAGCTTGTGTCACATGCTTTGCAAAAGCAGGAGGTAGCAGCAGTGCCATCATCTGACAAGGAAGTCCAAGATCCGTATGCAATGAGCCTTCAGAACCTGCTGAAAAAATCCAGGGAGTATGTagagaaagagcaaacaagGCGTAGCTCCAAAAGTAATTCAAAGAGGAGTATGAGTGAAAGTCATTCAGACAAAGAAAATGATGCGGTTAAAACACctgattctgtgaaagagcgagcAAAGCTTACAGGCAGAAATTCCACTGCTGTGCCGCTTGATAAGCCCAGTCTTAATAAATCAAATACCCTTCTCCAAGGTACCTCTGCTCATACCAGTAACACAAGTATGTCAACTTTATCCAGTTTTTCTAAAGTGGACATTCCTATGAGAGTTGGAACACCCCCACTGGTGGATTCAGATTCagatgaagaattaaaaaatacttctgcgGTTGATCGTGACAGTAGCATTGTCAGGAGCCTCATGGGATCATATACCAAATTGCCAAGCCCAGAGCCAAGTATGAGTCCTAAAATGCACCGAAGGCGCCCAAGGCCTCTATCGATGGGACACATAGTTATCAATAATCCTGTGAATGCTTATGAATTGAGCCCTAAAGGCAAGGGGAGAGCGATGGATTTAATCATGCAAGATATTGCTGATAAAAATAATGTGTCTGAATCAGTGCCAAAGTTTATGGTGGACTTCTCTATGCTTTGCTCTAGCAGAGTTCCTGGTGTCATCAGGAATTCTGCAGCTCCCTGTGATGGGCTGGTGGTTGGCAAACTAAATCGACATTCCTTTGGGCCCTTGGAAAGCAAGGGGCCATTGTCTGCTACAGCGGAAGGACAGGTGGCCATGGACAGCAGGGGACCATATAAAGCAGAGACTGCTGCTACTACTGCAGCTCCAAAACTGAATGAGCCATTTGCCATCAGTCAGTCTACAGTAACACAGAAGCTCCTAGCGGTGCATGAAACCAAGCCATCTAGTTTGCTCGAAAATACTAAATGTAATTCTCCAGTAGAACTCAATAAATCTTACGATGTAGAAAACCCATCCCCGCTGCTAACACAAGGCAAGAATATGCGTCAGCAGATGGATACTCCAAGTGTTCCCCCAGCAAATGAGCAGTTTCTAGAAAATACCTTCGAAAAGGTAAAACGTAGGCTTGATTTGGACAATGACAGttgccaaaaagaaaacagttcctGTGGTGTAACAGTTGGAATGGAAGAACAAGAGAAGCAGTGGTtgcaagaacagaaatattctgtGGGATCAGTTTACATTACCAAGAACGCTGCCCCTGATTCAAGTATAGTAAAAG aagagattttaaaaactaaaatgttGGCCTTTGAAGAAATGAGGAAGAGGCTTGAAGAACAGCATGCACAACAACTGTCGATTCTGATAGCTGAACAAGAGAGAGAACAGGAGAAACTGCAGAAG GAACTGGAAGAACAGGAGAGAAAGCTGAAGGGAAAGAAGGTTGCTAcaacagaaatagaaatttcCAAAGTGAACATTAACAGTAGGATGGAGTTGGAGTGGAGAAAAAGCGAAAGTGGCTTACTGGAAAGTGTGCAGTCTCAGCTGGAGACAGTCCATAACACAAACTCAACCAGCATTG GTTTTGCTCATACTACAACACCTAACACCTTCACTTCAACAAGTGAAACTTCATTCTACCTCTGGGGACCATCGGGTAGTGGAGTTATAAAAACCTCAGTATCTAGGCCAAGTAACAGGATCAAAACTAGGTGGACTCAG GTTTTCAGTCCAGAGATACAAATGAAGTTCAGTAAAATAACTGCTGTGGCAAAGGGATTTCTTACTCGTAGACTCCTGCAGACAGAAAAACTGAAACATCTTAAACAAACTGTAAAA gaTACTATGGAGTTCATAAGGAATTTTCAGTCTGAAGCCCCATTAAAAAGAGGAAGTGTTTCAGCACAAGATGCATCCCTTCATGAAAGAGTAATGGCTCAG CTGCGAGCTGCTCTGTATGACATCCATGACATATTTTTTACAATGGAGGCATCTGAAAGAATGAATATTCTGCGTCATGATCGTGAAGTTCGTAAAGAGAAAATGCTCAGGCAAATG gATAAAGTAAAGAGTCCAAGAGAGAGAGCAACGCTTTCAACAGCTACGCAGAAATCTCTGGATAGGAAAAAGTACATGAA GGCTTCAGAGATGGGAATGCcaagtaaaaaaataatcataaaacaaaaaagtcctGAAAGCCG
- the CCP110 gene encoding centriolar coiled-coil protein of 110 kDa isoform X1, producing MKMEDYEVFCKKHLTRIQGEAIKTETSFIVQHKNISFIQFHGVPVLSPLLNFEKKKEIEQYKQKALDLETWRQNSKKRALLNRVQEILENVQIRKGSIASDVNTWEGANMCPASDSKALTDLTAPSDDNLPCSPKQHGPTELEKTPELMSSDTVEQVTSNVTEVVQAAEENVFSKQSESCFSKNIPCPRAASPDSTQSKLVSHALQKQEVAAVPSSDKEVQDPYAMSLQNLLKKSREYVEKEQTRRSSKSNSKRSMSESHSDKENDAVKTPDSVKERAKLTGRNSTAVPLDKPSLNKSNTLLQGTSAHTSNTSMSTLSSFSKVDIPMRVGTPPLVDSDSDEELKNTSAVDRDSSIVRSLMGSYTKLPSPEPSMSPKMHRRRPRPLSMGHIVINNPVNAYELSPKGKGRAMDLIMQDIADKNNVSESVPKFMVDFSMLCSSRVPGVIRNSAAPCDGLVVGKLNRHSFGPLESKGPLSATAEGQVAMDSRGPYKAETAATTAAPKLNEPFAISQSTVTQKLLAVHETKPSSLLENTKCNSPVELNKSYDVENPSPLLTQGKNMRQQMDTPSVPPANEQFLENTFEKVKRRLDLDNDSCQKENSSCGVTVGMEEQEKQWLQEQKYSVGSVYITKNAAPDSSIVKEEILKTKMLAFEEMRKRLEEQHAQQLSILIAEQEREQEKLQKELEEQERKLKGKKVATTEIEISKVNINSRMELEWRKSESGLLESVQSQLETVHNTNSTSIGFAHTTTPNTFTSTSETSFYLWGPSGSGVIKTSVSRPSNRIKTRWTQVFSPEIQMKFSKITAVAKGFLTRRLLQTEKLKHLKQTVKDTMEFIRNFQSEAPLKRGSVSAQDASLHERVMAQLRAALYDIHDIFFTMEASERMNILRHDREVRKEKMLRQMDKVKSPRERATLSTATQKSLDRKKYMKASEMGMPSKKIIIKQKSPESRVLQPNQGQNAPVHRLLCRQGTPKTSMKGVEQNRKKASESRVSNKAVPGAYAGRTQRKKPNVVTI from the exons ATGAAAATGGAGGACTATGAAGTATTCTGTAAGAAGCATCTTACCAGAATCCAGGGAGAGGCGATAAAGACAGAAACCTCTTTCATTGTTCAGCACAAAAATATCTCCTTCATTCAGTTCCATGGAGTTCCTGTGCTTTCACCCCTG CtgaactttgaaaagaaaaaggaaatagagcAGTATAAACAGAAAGCACTGGATCTAGAGACCTGGAGACAGAACTCCAAGAAAAGAGCTTTACTGAATCGTGTTCAGGAGATTCTAGAAAATGTTCAG ATCAGGAAGGGATCTATTGCAAGTGACGTGAACACGTGGGAGGGTGCGAATATGTGCCCTGCTTCAGACTCAAAAGCTTTGACTGACCTCACAGCTCCATCTGATGACAATTTACCATGTTCTCCTAAACAGCATGGTCCCACAGAGCTTGAAAAGACTCCAGAACTCATGTCATCAGATACAGTGGAGCAAGTGACATCAAATGTGACAGAAGTAGTTCAAGCAGCAGAAGAGAAtgttttttcaaagcaaagcgAGAGTTGCTTCTCCAAAAACATACCTTGTCCAAGGGCTGCATCTCCTGACAGCACGCAGAGTAAGCTTGTGTCACATGCTTTGCAAAAGCAGGAGGTAGCAGCAGTGCCATCATCTGACAAGGAAGTCCAAGATCCGTATGCAATGAGCCTTCAGAACCTGCTGAAAAAATCCAGGGAGTATGTagagaaagagcaaacaagGCGTAGCTCCAAAAGTAATTCAAAGAGGAGTATGAGTGAAAGTCATTCAGACAAAGAAAATGATGCGGTTAAAACACctgattctgtgaaagagcgagcAAAGCTTACAGGCAGAAATTCCACTGCTGTGCCGCTTGATAAGCCCAGTCTTAATAAATCAAATACCCTTCTCCAAGGTACCTCTGCTCATACCAGTAACACAAGTATGTCAACTTTATCCAGTTTTTCTAAAGTGGACATTCCTATGAGAGTTGGAACACCCCCACTGGTGGATTCAGATTCagatgaagaattaaaaaatacttctgcgGTTGATCGTGACAGTAGCATTGTCAGGAGCCTCATGGGATCATATACCAAATTGCCAAGCCCAGAGCCAAGTATGAGTCCTAAAATGCACCGAAGGCGCCCAAGGCCTCTATCGATGGGACACATAGTTATCAATAATCCTGTGAATGCTTATGAATTGAGCCCTAAAGGCAAGGGGAGAGCGATGGATTTAATCATGCAAGATATTGCTGATAAAAATAATGTGTCTGAATCAGTGCCAAAGTTTATGGTGGACTTCTCTATGCTTTGCTCTAGCAGAGTTCCTGGTGTCATCAGGAATTCTGCAGCTCCCTGTGATGGGCTGGTGGTTGGCAAACTAAATCGACATTCCTTTGGGCCCTTGGAAAGCAAGGGGCCATTGTCTGCTACAGCGGAAGGACAGGTGGCCATGGACAGCAGGGGACCATATAAAGCAGAGACTGCTGCTACTACTGCAGCTCCAAAACTGAATGAGCCATTTGCCATCAGTCAGTCTACAGTAACACAGAAGCTCCTAGCGGTGCATGAAACCAAGCCATCTAGTTTGCTCGAAAATACTAAATGTAATTCTCCAGTAGAACTCAATAAATCTTACGATGTAGAAAACCCATCCCCGCTGCTAACACAAGGCAAGAATATGCGTCAGCAGATGGATACTCCAAGTGTTCCCCCAGCAAATGAGCAGTTTCTAGAAAATACCTTCGAAAAGGTAAAACGTAGGCTTGATTTGGACAATGACAGttgccaaaaagaaaacagttcctGTGGTGTAACAGTTGGAATGGAAGAACAAGAGAAGCAGTGGTtgcaagaacagaaatattctgtGGGATCAGTTTACATTACCAAGAACGCTGCCCCTGATTCAAGTATAGTAAAAG aagagattttaaaaactaaaatgttGGCCTTTGAAGAAATGAGGAAGAGGCTTGAAGAACAGCATGCACAACAACTGTCGATTCTGATAGCTGAACAAGAGAGAGAACAGGAGAAACTGCAGAAG GAACTGGAAGAACAGGAGAGAAAGCTGAAGGGAAAGAAGGTTGCTAcaacagaaatagaaatttcCAAAGTGAACATTAACAGTAGGATGGAGTTGGAGTGGAGAAAAAGCGAAAGTGGCTTACTGGAAAGTGTGCAGTCTCAGCTGGAGACAGTCCATAACACAAACTCAACCAGCATTG GTTTTGCTCATACTACAACACCTAACACCTTCACTTCAACAAGTGAAACTTCATTCTACCTCTGGGGACCATCGGGTAGTGGAGTTATAAAAACCTCAGTATCTAGGCCAAGTAACAGGATCAAAACTAGGTGGACTCAG GTTTTCAGTCCAGAGATACAAATGAAGTTCAGTAAAATAACTGCTGTGGCAAAGGGATTTCTTACTCGTAGACTCCTGCAGACAGAAAAACTGAAACATCTTAAACAAACTGTAAAA gaTACTATGGAGTTCATAAGGAATTTTCAGTCTGAAGCCCCATTAAAAAGAGGAAGTGTTTCAGCACAAGATGCATCCCTTCATGAAAGAGTAATGGCTCAG CTGCGAGCTGCTCTGTATGACATCCATGACATATTTTTTACAATGGAGGCATCTGAAAGAATGAATATTCTGCGTCATGATCGTGAAGTTCGTAAAGAGAAAATGCTCAGGCAAATG gATAAAGTAAAGAGTCCAAGAGAGAGAGCAACGCTTTCAACAGCTACGCAGAAATCTCTGGATAGGAAAAAGTACATGAA GGCTTCAGAGATGGGAATGCcaagtaaaaaaataatcataaaacaaaaaagtcctGAAAGCCG